In one window of Arachis ipaensis cultivar K30076 chromosome B06, Araip1.1, whole genome shotgun sequence DNA:
- the LOC110263710 gene encoding probable E3 ubiquitin-protein ligase RHC2A → MKDGRHNNAACPDCNGSFVEEIKPPPVSVNLDSHRCKFPTAAMYMIDQRPNSSSEQNNNVINHNNNSTINRHALRWTRRNGGNRSPFNPVIVLCGGNVSSESHKNNNGSRGEVRRFDDDDNGLGLRSLPTCMLEFLLGSGFDRLLEQLSQIKINCIECYEHPSASKPPLIPYRQSKSMRSTWIWNLTIQFAKRFLRWELQGHSVALTND, encoded by the exons ATGAAAGATGGG AGGCATAACAATGCAGCTTGTCCTGACTGCAACGGTAGTTTCGTTGAGGAGATCAAGCCTCCGCCAGTCTCCGTCAACCTTGACTCCCACCGCTGCAAATTTCCTACAGCAGCCATGTACATGATTGACCAGCGCCCCAACTCCTCCTCTGAACAAAACAACAACGTCATAAATCACAACAACAACTCTACCATCAACCGCCATGCCCTCCGATGGACCCGCCGCAACGGCGGTAACCGCTCCCCTTTCAACCCCGTCATCGTCCTCTGTGGTGGCAACGTATCCTCTGAGTCTCACAAAAACAACAACGGCAGCAGAGGGGAGGTACGCAGGTTCGATGACGACGACAACGGTTTGGGCCTGAGATCCTTGCCGACATGCATGTTGGAGTTTTTGCTGGGATCCGGGTTTGATCGTCTTCTAGAACAGCTATCTCAGATCAAGATCAACTGTATAGAGTGTTATGAGCACCCTTCGGCTTCAAAGCCGCCATTGATTCCTTACCGACAATCGAAATCGATGAGAAGTACTTGGATTTGGAATCTCACTATACAGTTTGCAAAGAGGTTTTTGAGATGGGAACTTCAGGGGCACTCAGTTGCGTTGACCAATGATTAG